Sequence from the Aquimarina sp. Aq107 genome:
TAAATCAATATGTCAATGAACGTTTTTCCTATAATCAATATAAAAATCAATGAAACCAAAAACTTTTTCAACTTGTGAATCCTGTGTTTTAGCAACTATCAATCCCTATATCTAAAGAATTGTGGAGAATATCGGAGTCGAACCGATGACCTCCTGCGTGCAAGGCAGGCGCTCTAGCCAGCTGAGCTAATCCCCCATTAATGAAATCCTAAATGTCGAATTCAGAATCCCGAATGATGAAGTAATGAATTCTCAACTTCTAAAATTTCCTTTCAGTAATATAATCAATGAACTAATTTTAAGTCCGTAGACTTAGTAGTCTCAGGCAGACTCGAACTGCCGACCTCTACATTATCAGTGTAGCGCTCTAACCAGCTGAGCTATGAGACTTCTTCATAGTTGATGGTTGGTGGTTTTTTGTTGATCGTTATAAATATTTTAAAAAAAATACTAACAACTAACAACCAAAAACTAACAACTATTGTTTAATTAATTAACAGCTTAAGACTAAAAACACCTCAAAATAACAATTCCTGAGTATCGTCTTTCTCTAGAAAGGAGGTGTTCCAGCCGCACCTTCCGGTACGGCTACCTTGTTACGACTTAGCCCCAGTTACCAGTTTTACCCTAGGCCGCTCCTTACGGTGACGGACTTCAGGTACCCCCAGCTTCCATGGCTTGACGGGCGGTGTGTACAAGGCCCGGGAACGTATTCACCGGATCATGGCTGATATCCGATTACTAGCGATTCCAGCTTCACGGAGTCGAGTTGCAGACTCCGATCCGAACTGTGATAGGTTTTATAGATTCGCTCCTGGTCACCCAGTGGCTGCTCTCTGTACCTACCATTGTAGCACGTGTGTGGCCCAGGACGTAAGGGCCGTGATGATTTGACGTCATCCCCACCTTCCTCGCGGTTTGCACCGGCAGTCTTGCTAGAGTTCCCGACATTACTCGCTGGCAACTAACAACAGGGGTTGCGCTCGTTATAGGACTTAACCTGACACCTCACGGCACGAGCTGACGACAACCATGCAGCACCTTGTAATATGTCCGAAGAAAAGTCTATCTCTAAACCTGTCATACTACATTTAAGCCCTGGTAAGGTTCCTCGCGTATCATCGAATTAAACCACATGCTCCACCGCTTGTGCGGGCCCCCGTCAATTCCTTTGAGTTTCATTCTTGCGAACGTACTCCCCAGGTGGGTTACTTATCACTTTCGCTTAGCCACTCAGACCGAAGTCCGAACAGCTAGTAACCATCGTTTACGGCGTGGACTACCAGGGTATCTAATCCTGTTCGCTACCCACGCTTTCGTCCCTTAGCGTCAATACATTATTAGTGATCTGCCTTCGCAATCGGTATTCTAAGTAATATCTATGCATTTCACCGCTACACTACTTATTCTAACCACTTCATAATGATTCAAGACCTGCAGTATCAATGGCAATTTTCCGGTTGAGCCGAAAACTTTCACCACTGACTTACAGACCCGCCTACGGACCCTTTAAACCCAATGATTCCGGATAACGCTTGGATCCTCCGTATTACCGCGGCTGCTGGCACGGAGTTAGCCGATCCTTATTCGTAGAGTACCGTCAGAGTTCCACACGTGGAACTGTTTCTTCCTCTATAAAAGTAGTTTACAACCCATAGGGCAGTCTTCCTACACGCGGCATGGCTGGATCAGAGTTGCCTCCATTGTCCAATATTCCTCACTGCTGCCTCCCGTAGGAGTCTGGTCCGTGTCTCAGTACCAGTGTGGGGGATCTCCCTCTCAGGACCCCTATCTATCGTTGCCTTGGTATGCCGTTACCATACCAACTAGCTAATAGAACGCATAGCCATCTTATAGCAATAAATCTTTAATGATTAAATGATGCCATCTTATCATACTATAAGGTATTAATCCAAATTTCTCTGGGCTATCCCTTACTATAAGGTAGGTTCTATACGCGTTACGCACCCGTGCGCCGGTCGTCGTCAAGTGCAAGCACTCACGTTACCCCTCGACTTGCATGTGTTAAGCCTGCCGCTAGCGTTCATCCTGAGCCAGGATCAAACTCTTCATCGTGTATTCTTAAATATTATTTAACAATAACAACAGGAATTTTAAATCGTATCTCAAAAATGCTTCTAGTCTTAATTCTTATTGTAAAATGATCGTAAATAAATACAACCATAATACGCGCTGTCAATCAATATATCAATGAACTTTTTTAACTAACCGAAAACAATCTTCATTGCCGGTCGTTAATCGAAAATTAACAAGGAATCGAACCCTATAAATGAACCTAATCACTCTACTCCAGTACAACTTTTATTCTTATGAACTTCGCTTGTTTCTCAAAGCGGGTGCAAATATACAACCTCTTTTTAATCCTGCAAAACTTTTTTTAAAAAAAATTAAAGTTTTTTTTGAACCCCGAACCAAATCTACAAAAGCATCTAAACCCCAGTAAAACCTGACCCAAACAAACAAAAATAATCTCAATGAACTTAACAAAACAATATCCCGTTTTGCGGGTGCAAACATACAACCCTTTTTCTAATCAACAACAACTTTTTTGAAGAAAATTTTAATCTTTTTATAACAACCTAGAAACATACGGTTTACACAAATAAAAAAAATAGAAAACAATCAACACTAAATCAAAATAACAATATCAAACCAAATAACATCCTGTCCTTATTATTATACCACATTTAACCAACAACTAAAAATATCTATTAAATTGGTTTTTACAACAGATATTAGCACATTAATATTTTGATAAATCTAGTCATTAATTATTGTGAGGATTTTATTATCGTATTATCTTTGTCTATTATAATTTGAAGAATAATGATCAAGATTACATTACCGGATGGTTCGGTTAGAGAGTTCAGTGAAAGCATCACTGCTATGGATGTTGCAAAAGACATCAGTGAGGGATTTGCAAGAAATGTTATTTCTGCAAAATTCAATGGCACTATTATAGAAACCTCAACGGAATTAACCACCGATGGAAATTTGGTTTTGTTCACCTGGAGAGATCAAGAAGGAAAGCAAGCCTTTAGGCACTCTACTTCTCATGTTCTTGCGCAAGCTTTAGAAGAACTGTATCCAGGAGTTAAATTATCTATTGGACCAGCTATAGATAATGGTTTTTATTATGATGTAGACTTAGGAGACAAAACTATTTCGGAAAAAGACTTTAAAGCAATTGAAGACAAAATGTTAGAAATTGCTAGAGGGAAACATGAATTTAAAATGAGATCTGTTTCTAAGTCTGACGCTCTCGCTAAATATAAAAAGGAAGGAAACGAATACAAACTAGAATTGATAGAGAATCTAGAAGATGGAACTATCACATTCTGTGATCATGATACTTTTACCGATTTATGCCGAGGAGGACATATTCCTAATACTGGTTTGATCAAGGCCGTTAAAATAATGAGTGTTGCAGGTGCGTATTGGAGAGGTGACGAAAAAAACAAACAACTCACAAGGGTTTACGGAACTTCATTCCCAAAACAAAAAGAACTTAAAGAACATCTAACACTACTAGAAGAAGCTAAGAAGCGTGACCATAGAAAACTTGGAAAGGAATTAGGATTCTTTACATTTTCGCAGAGAGTTGGTCAAGGGCTACCTTTATGGTTACCTAAAGGTGCTGCTTTACGCGAACGTTTAGAGCAGTTCTTAAAAAAAGCTCAGAAAAAAGCTGGATACGAAATGGTGGTTACACCTCATATTGGTCAAAAGGAACTATATGTTACTTCTGGTCATTATGCTAAATATGGTGAAGATAGTTTTCAACCGATAAATACTCCCGCAGATGGAGAGGAATTTTTGCTTAAACCAATGAACTGTCCTCATCATTGTGAAATATACAAAAGTGGTCCTTGGTCCTACAGGGATTTACCTATACGATACGCAGAATTTGGGACCGTTTATAGATACGAACAAAGCGGTGAGCTTCATGGACTTACACGAGTTCGTGGATTTACGCAAGATGATGCACATATATTTTGTACACCTGATCAATTAGATGATGAGTTCAAAAAGGTTATAGATCTTGTTTTATATGTTTTTGGTTCTTTAGGTTTTGAAAATTTTACAGCACAAGTATCATTAAGAGATCCTGATAATCCTGAAAAGTACATTGGAGATGTGGAAAACTGGGAAAAAGCAGAAAATGCAATTATAAGTGCCGCAAAAGATAAAGGTCTTGATTATATTATCGAAACTGGTGAAGCTGCTTTTTATGGACCTAAACTTGACTTTATGGTAAAGGATGCTTTAGGAAGAAGTTGGCAATTAGGAACTATACAAGTAGACTATAACCTACCGGAGCGTTTTGATCTTGAATACAAAGGCAGTGATAACGAAATGCATAGACCAATAATGATCCATAGAGCACCATTTGGTAGCATGGAAAGATTTATAGCTATTTTATTAGAGCATACAGCTGGTAACTTCCCTTTGTGGCTAATGCCTGAACAAGTTATTGTCCTATCAATCAGTGAGAAATATGAAAAATACGCTGAAAAAGTTTTAAATTTGTTAGAAAATAACGAAATTCGCGCCCTTGCCGACCACAGAAACGAAACTATGGGTAAGAAAATTAGAGAGGCAGAAATGAAAAAAATTCCTTACATTGTTATTGTAGGGGAGCAAGAAGAAAAAGATAACACAATATCTGTTAGAAAACATGGTGGAGAAGATATTGGAGCTATTAGTATTGAAAAGTTCACTGAAATAATCACCGAAGAAATAAATAGAACGTTAAAACCATTTAACGGATAATAAAATAAATTTTAAGTTTAATTTAAATTTTGAAGTCATAGCAATAAGAAGAAGAAGGTCTCAGAAACCACTAAGAGTAATTAAAGAAGATGCTCACAGAATCAATCATAAGATTAGGGTTGACGAAGTACGTCTTGTAGGCGACAATGTAGAAGTTGGTGTATATCCAACCAAAAAAGCACTAGCACTTGCTGAAGAGCAAGAATTGGATCTTGTAGAAATTTCTCCAAAAGCGGTACCTCCTGTTTGTAAAATAATGGACTATAAAAAGTTCTTATACGAACAGAAAAAAAGGGACAAGGCTCTTAAAACCAAAGCGACTAAAGTCACTATAAAGGAGATTAGATTTGGACCTAACACAGACGAACATGATTACGAGTTTAAGAAAAAACACGCAATTAAATTCTTAAGTGAAGGAGCTAAATTAAAAGCATACGTTTTCTTTAAAGGTCGTTCTATAATCTATAAAGATCAAGGTCAAATCTTATTATTAAGACTTGCTCAAGAACTGGAAGATTATGGTAAAGTAGAACAAATGCCTAAATTAGAAGGTAAGAGAATGATTATGTTCATTGCTCCAAAGAAATCAAAATAAAAAAAGAAGCTTTTTTTTAAAGAAAGCTCTAAAGATAATAAGTGAGATTATTATAAAAACAAGGATACAATGCCTAAAATGAAAACAAAATCCAGTGCTAAGAAGCGTTTCAAGCTTACCGGTACTGGTAAAATCAAAAGAAAGCACGCTTTTAAGAGTCATATTCTGACAAAAAAATCTAAAAAGCGTAAGCTAGCTTTAACGCACTCTACGTTAGTGCACAAAAGCGATGAAAATAGTATTAAAGAACAATTACGTTTAAAGTAGTCGCTTTTTAATCAGGTTAAAATTATTACAAACCCAGGAGTTGGGCCTTTAGAAAATTGGAGAACTAAATATTTAGAACTCGGATTAACAAAAAGACAAAGAGTCAATTTATTGACCGCCTACTACTAAAAAATTTAAAATTATGCCAAGATCAGTAAATTCTGTTGCAAAAAGAGCTAGAAGAAAAAGAGTTCTTAAGCAAGCAAAAGGTTACTTCGGACGTCGTAAAAACGTTTGGACAGTAGCAAAAAATGCAGTTGATAAAGCAATGTCATATGCTTATAGAGACCGCAGAAACAAAAAAAGAACTTTCCGTGCGTTATGGATTACTCGTATTAATGCGGGAGCTCGTATACACGGTATGTCTTATTCTCAATTCATGGGAAAAGTAAAAGCTAATAATATCGAATTGAATCGTAAGGTTCTTGCTGATTTAGCTATGAACAACCCAGAAGCTTTTAAAGCAATTGTAGAAAAAGTAAAGTAATTTTTAAATAAAATATTTTCTCACTTATAGTAAAAACCTCATCATTGTGATGGGGTTTTTGCATTTCTAAACATCTATAAAAAACTAAAACTTAATCCGTAATTTCTGGGATTAACAAACAATTGGCTTATGACGCTAGTATCCCCTAAAATCTATAATCTTAGCTTCGTAAAAATATCTTTTCTATAATTTATTTTATACTTGTCTTAGTATATTTGTTCCTATGCTTAAACAAATTACCAGTATACAAAATCCAAAAATAAAATTCTTAAATCAGCTTAAGGAAAAATCTAAGATTCGTAAAAAGGAAAATCGTTTTTTTATTGAAGGAAGACGAGAGATTTCCCTTTCAATTTCTGGCGGATACAAAATAGAA
This genomic interval carries:
- the thrS gene encoding threonine--tRNA ligase, with translation MIKITLPDGSVREFSESITAMDVAKDISEGFARNVISAKFNGTIIETSTELTTDGNLVLFTWRDQEGKQAFRHSTSHVLAQALEELYPGVKLSIGPAIDNGFYYDVDLGDKTISEKDFKAIEDKMLEIARGKHEFKMRSVSKSDALAKYKKEGNEYKLELIENLEDGTITFCDHDTFTDLCRGGHIPNTGLIKAVKIMSVAGAYWRGDEKNKQLTRVYGTSFPKQKELKEHLTLLEEAKKRDHRKLGKELGFFTFSQRVGQGLPLWLPKGAALRERLEQFLKKAQKKAGYEMVVTPHIGQKELYVTSGHYAKYGEDSFQPINTPADGEEFLLKPMNCPHHCEIYKSGPWSYRDLPIRYAEFGTVYRYEQSGELHGLTRVRGFTQDDAHIFCTPDQLDDEFKKVIDLVLYVFGSLGFENFTAQVSLRDPDNPEKYIGDVENWEKAENAIISAAKDKGLDYIIETGEAAFYGPKLDFMVKDALGRSWQLGTIQVDYNLPERFDLEYKGSDNEMHRPIMIHRAPFGSMERFIAILLEHTAGNFPLWLMPEQVIVLSISEKYEKYAEKVLNLLENNEIRALADHRNETMGKKIREAEMKKIPYIVIVGEQEEKDNTISVRKHGGEDIGAISIEKFTEIITEEINRTLKPFNG
- the rpmI gene encoding 50S ribosomal protein L35; translation: MPKMKTKSSAKKRFKLTGTGKIKRKHAFKSHILTKKSKKRKLALTHSTLVHKSDENSIKEQLRLK
- the infC gene encoding translation initiation factor IF-3 — translated: MKEDAHRINHKIRVDEVRLVGDNVEVGVYPTKKALALAEEQELDLVEISPKAVPPVCKIMDYKKFLYEQKKRDKALKTKATKVTIKEIRFGPNTDEHDYEFKKKHAIKFLSEGAKLKAYVFFKGRSIIYKDQGQILLLRLAQELEDYGKVEQMPKLEGKRMIMFIAPKKSK
- the rplT gene encoding 50S ribosomal protein L20, translated to MPRSVNSVAKRARRKRVLKQAKGYFGRRKNVWTVAKNAVDKAMSYAYRDRRNKKRTFRALWITRINAGARIHGMSYSQFMGKVKANNIELNRKVLADLAMNNPEAFKAIVEKVK